One Triticum dicoccoides isolate Atlit2015 ecotype Zavitan chromosome 3B, WEW_v2.0, whole genome shotgun sequence genomic window, GATGTGGCCGTGTCAGTTTTACTTTATTCTCTTCATGGCAGTTATCATGTTTGCTGGGTTTTACGTTCTCTCTTTAGTATGTAATCAGTAGTGGATAGATTTTTGCTACTTGCTCCAAGCTTATTTGTAATGTCACACTTATTTCCATGGTTAATATTCTATTGATATGGATAGTGTAACATATTTGCTTGCCTAAGCCCTTTGGTGTTATTGGAGCCACCTGTATGCCATAGGAAAAACGTCTCTCGTCTTCTAATTATGGAGAATGACCAATTTAGCCTAATTTCCAATTATGGAAGCGAACTATAGTCGAATATTCTAATTACCAATCTTGGTTTTGTTTGTTTATATGGATTACCTTAATAGCTTATCTTCTGCATGATATATCTGTCATGAAAGGGATGTTTTATGTTGAAGTGTTAGCATTCTATTTTATGACCGACTGGCTTTCTTACATTGTTCCCCTTTGCTTATCTATTGGGCAGGGGGAGTTTTTAAGCTGGAACTCTTTTTACCCGAGGAATATCCGATGGCTGCCCCAAAGGTAATAATCTGTAGATGAGATTTGGTTAATGTTTTCTACACAACTATTGGGCCTGTACACTTTTCTACATAATTATGGTGTATTCAGAATTGTACAGTGTGATTTCCTCTTTGGCCAATATGCCTGATTTCTTCTTTGGCTAATATGGCTTTGACTTTCTTTTACAAAGTTAACTACTTATGTTCTCATTTACATTTCTTCGGTGGCGTTTCCAGCTTTGGATAATCAAAAAAGTGTTTGTTTGCTTGATTTGCGTGCAAGTTGTTCGAAGCCTCATGCCTTATTGTTTTGCACATTTGTTGTGTTACTGTTGACATTCACTGTGCTTTCATATGTTTTGTTGTGGTAGTATATTATTGTATCAATCTCATTTCCCTGTCTAGACAATGTTAGCTGCTTTATTGGACATTTCATATAGAAATGATGGGAGTGTGAAACATGTGCGGCATAACGATTAACCCGTCAGGACAGCTAATTGGGTTAGCAGAAAGCTCAGAAAAATTATCACTTGCACTAAGATCCTTCTCAAAGGTTTATGTCAAAGGTTATTTCTATATATTAGTCTAGTGGTTGTCGTGGTTCTAAATGTATTTGGTACTTCTAGTGGTTGCCATTTTCTATCAGTTGTGCACTGTTAAAGAGGTCCTTTAATTTCTGTTATGTGCTTGGCAGTTAGACACTTTGAAGTATTAGTCTATTCTGATTTTGTATTTCCTTGACTTTACTATGTAATTTTTTTATAGAAGGATGAATAAGTAGCACTTAAGTTGTTAAGCAATTGCTACTGGAGGTCTCACCCTTCCTTTGGTCTCTATAAAACTGCGCGCTGCTATATAGCATTTCTAATGCTTATAATCTTGGCGAACATTTATACTTTGCTTGTTGGTAGCGCAGGTTAGGTTTCTGACCAAAATATACCATCCCAACATTGACAAGGTAAGCAGGCATGTTTTTTCAGTGTTATGTTACTTTCTCCAGAAATggttattccttaatggatttaccttTGTAGCTTGGTAGGATATGCCTTGACATTCTCAAGGATAAATGGAGTCCGGCTCTTCAGATTCGAACAGTTCTTTTGAGGTCCTCTCTCTCTCATTCTGGGTCTCTGTAACTTAGCATTTCATAATCTTTTTTCTGAGCTGTTTCCTTTGCTATGTTTCTCCAAAAGAAAGTATTTATCTTGAGCTTAATTAACCGAATAACCTGTTTGTAAATAAAAATCACCCTGTCTCATTTTCCGGCACTTAAGTATTGTTCCACACATTATCTGATTCTCGAGAATTGCTGTTATATTTTTATATTTAATGCTGCACATTGCCGCCCTGTGACATTTTTCTGGTTTCAGTATCCAGGCACTCCTAAGTGCACCAAATCCAGATGACCCTCTCTCTGAAAACATTGCTAAGCACTGGAAGTCCAATGAGGCAGAAGCTGTTGAAACAGGTAACAAGTGTGAAAATGTTGTCCCATTTGCCCTTGGGCCATGATATCTTAACTAAGTTCTGTTCTGGCGTTTGCAGCGAAGGAGTGGACTCGTCTGTATGCCAGTGGTGCATGACAACCCCATGCCGCTCTCGATGTAATAATCCATCATACTTTAGCCAGCAATCAAGTGCCATTTTGTTGATAAGAACAAACTGGAGATGTTTGCGCTGGAAGGGAGTATCTGAATGACTAGTGCTCGAGCTATTTGGTTGGTTGTAACACCTGTGTTGGTTGGTTCCCTTCACCCTGGGGCACCTTCTGACTGATCTGTATCTGATAGAACTTTCTATGCTCCTCCACTACAATACCCTTGTGTAGGAGAAGTTAACAAGTGTCCACATTGTTGAAATTGAAGCTGGCTTGCTAATTTGTTCTTGCTCTTGTAGTTTGGGAGTTTGAATACTCAGGGTTGGATCTGATACGCCCGAATATTTTCTCAGTCCCTCGCCTGTGttttctttttgttgttgttgagctgCCCTGGTTTATTTGTTACTCAAACGTGGCCGTCCAGTTCGTCTGCCTGTCTAACCTCCTTCCTCTCAAGTCATTGTCGCAGTGACGCGTTGAATTGTTTGCCTCAACGGCTCAAACACAGCCAAATATCCGATGGTTTAGCCGGACTAATCTTGCTTACTGCCTCCCGCTACAGGAGCCGATACAGCAACTGAGCCTTGCTGCTCGAGTGTGGCAGCGCGTTGCCCGCCAGCGCACACCAGAAACAGAAAGCCACAGCTCGTGCTACGGCGACAGCCGACAAGTTGCAACAAAACCTACTTGTCCGTCGACGGAAGAAATGTTTCCACCCACGAGAAGGCAGATGTGGGCGCGACGTATTGCCCTGTCACAGACGGCTTCATTTGCTGTCAGTTCCCACGGAATACGGCCTATATTTATGGCTAAACAGCAGCACTACGCCGTCTCACGCAGACGCAGGGCGAAGCACATCGGCGCACAGGACTAGCATGCAGTGTACCGTGCAGGTTAAACAAAGGACCctctcccccgcaaaaaaaaaacaaaggacCCTCTTATCTTGCGAAAGGGGTGACAATAGTGAACGTTTTGGCTGGTAATTTACGTTATGGGAGGATGACAATTTCTTTAGAAACACATGGCAGCTtctgaaaagaagaaaaaaaagatttGCTGCAATAAAGGAAGGATTTGCCATCTTCCACCATGTAAACTTGCCATAGAAAAACGTTGGCTTGCCACCCTCTTCCAACCGAACGTTCGACAGATAACAATACCGTAGATAAATGACAGCAGAAAGAAAAACACGGTATATGCTACTCCCCGGGGACATCTCACTGGCATGGCACTCACGGGGCAAAACCCTGGGGGCACCCACCGGTCAGTCCAAGGCGCAGGACGCCGGTAAAACCCATCATAAGTCTCCTCTCCTCCCCGGAGCGTCTGCCCGACGGTTGGGGTGAAAAACCAGGAGCGCAGGTTCGCTCGCCTGCCCGCTCCAGTGTTCCGTGCTCCTGTTTGTTTATTCATTCACTCACAGCACAACGCCAACGCCAACGCTAACGCCTCGCCTCAGCTACTTCGGGAGCTGCCGCGTCGTCCGTGCGTGGGGGGACCGGCCGCGCACATCGGAGCCCCGCCGCCTCGGCGAGCCGGTCCGCCAGACGCCATGGCTGCCGGCGACGAGCCCTCCGTCACCCGCTGGTCCTTCCAGGTGACTCGCTGGCCTATGCTATTCCTCCTACCCCTTTCATGCTCTCCCGTGCTGAGATCTCGTCGTTCCCAATTCGCTATGATGTGGCCTCGGCCCAGGACTTCGAGCGCTACTACGACGCGGGCCTCGGCATCTGCCGCCAGCCccagggcgacggcgacgacgcgcCGCCCGGATCGGGCTCCGCCGACACCGCCCACGCCAATGGCGGCGCCGACCTGTCCGTCTTCGAGCAATTCGAGCGGCTGGTAATTATTAAATTCGGTCCTCTCGCAGAATGCTTCCATGTTGCTACTACTTTGGGGACTTACACAGTTTCTCTACTGATTCCCGGTTGCAGGATAGAAATGTCGAGTTGCGCAATGGTTCAATGGATGCCGGACCACCGTAAGACTCGTTGCTTATACTTCAACTAGTTTACTTGCCAACGTTTGTTTAATCTAAATTTAGCTAATTTGTAAAGTGTAGAGATAAGCTAATTCTGGGATGTTCTAACATTAGTAATCTCTCCGTATGGTACAATTTAATCGAGGCTGTACGAAGCTTCACCATCCGCTTCACTTCTGATTCGTTCTTAGCTCATATAGGAGTCAAATCACGCACTTCAGTTGAGTTGACTAAATATAGGAATGgcttcttcatccaactgcctagCTGTGTCTGTCTTGCTCAAATCCAGGCATGCCAACTGGTGTTAGATTATTATTTGTGGAGCTTATGCCGTAAGTAATTATTGCTTGCTACTAAACAACAACTCATGAAACGGTggatataattttttttgtttataGTTATGCTGTTAGTGGATAGAAATTATATTGAAATGGCTGAAGCTCAGTGGAAGTTAGCGACCTGCGAATAGAAGTTTCTACCTGTTAATTTCCGGTCTCAACTGTTAAGTTTAAAGTATTGCTGTACTGTTTGGTCCATGAATAAAACCGCCAGAGGGCATGCCTCTCTTTCACTTGTCATGCAAACATATATCTTGTGAACTGTGATAACCGGATGTGTGACTTTTGCAGGCAGAAATCCCTGCTTCCTTCTTTTGAATCTGCAGAAACACGCAACTTAGCCGAGACATTGTTGAGGTGACAGTCTGACCAAACATTTAGCTATACCTTATGTTTGTACCATCTTGGCACTACCATGTATTTCAGACCTTTACACCATAACTTCTTGGTGAAATGTGCTAATTCCTACAGGGATATCATTCGTGGGAGTCCAGATGTCAAATGGGAAAGCATTAAAGGTTTGGAAACTGCGAAGCGACTTCTTAAGGAGGCAGTCGTCATGCCTATAAAGTATCCCAAGTGGGTTTGTTTGCTCCCTGAAATGATATACACAAGCTGGACACTTCTTTTTCCTGCTTTGTCGCTTAACATATGCTACACAGTTGTATAGAGTATATACCTATGAGATGCATGTCTCAGAAAGCTTGTTGAATCAAATTTATGATTCAAACCTGACATGTTGGCATGTCCATTATATGCTTTTAAATGGTCGATTCAGTTCAACTTAATGTTGATGTGAACTTAATGTCGACATGTTCACGATGCCATCTAATACTGTTTACTTTAAGCCTTCCAAATACCTACTAGAATCCCCCAACGTGCTTGAAGGCCTATGTCTTTATAGCCAATATGAGATAACTGAAAAATAACAACATGGGTGCTATTTTAGaacctttgttcatctttgttgaagTGATTGTTATCTGAGTACCTGGTTGCTTGGGAAAAATAATTCATTTGTCAGTCTGAAGGACACTGCCTTTTTTTGTACCTAAATGGTTAAGAAACTTAGCGGTTTTGAATTATGATAGATGCTGAATTTGTATCAATCAGGCAATGTTTTGCTAGTGGTTCTGTGGAATATTTTCTCCTTTGTCCTAATCAAACTCAGCTATTAGGTACTTCACAGGTCTGTTATCACCCTGGAAAGGTATATTGCTATTTGGTCCACCAGGAACAGGAAAGGTTTGCACTTATGAAATCCTTAGCGTATTTTCTTCTACAATTTTTCCTGTTTTTCTTGTGAAGCTCTTGTGAAGCTACCTCCCATGTTAACAATATTGTTAGCACTTCCTCATGGGGTTAAGTTGTGGAATAATTTCTCTAAATGTCTTACACAATATGATTAAAAAGCAATTGTTTTGCATAAAAATACCTTCAATTGTTATTTTATATGCCACATTGGGATTTATTCAATTATTTGCTCAGCAAAGATATTACAGAGTTGAACTAATTTGCACCTAAACTAAATACCCATAGTATTTGTGATTGATCTGGTCTGCTACCGTCTCAACGTTGCTATGCGTCAATGAATGATTAAGATAAAGAAAGATGCCTCTAATTATTCACAATTGCTTCTACACCAGCTTCTGtaatgttcaggatatcggtaactAGTACCATATCGTTTGGATgcttgagtagggattaatcggcgaaCCGGCCATTTAACTGAATTTATCAGTAACCCATTTACTGGGAGGTTAACTAGTGCCATATCTATATATATCCTAGGCTATATAGCAAAATGCAATGTActaaatgtctaaatatgcaatcctaggctacatagcaacaaggaaaatTGTTGCCTTGATGTTCTGCTGATGTTGCAGCCGACCTGGAAGGCTATAAACCTGCACATTGAAAAGTAGGGAGGGAGCGGGCCAGTTTTGGGCTAAAAAATGATTAGCAGTTAATTGGCCTGGCGGATAATTTGGCCTGACGGCTGATAAATCGGTTTGTCAGACAAATTAACTGGACCTACCAGTTAATGGCTCGAATAGCACGTTCTCGTATCGGGAGGGGTCAGGATAGCAGTTAACTGACCATATCGGTAGTTAACTGACCGATGTTTGGAACAGTCTATGTTGTATCTTTTCATTTCAGCTGCATTATTACCGAAATTCCATATATTAACCGCCATGCTATGCACAAACTAAAATTGCTGACCATCATCAAGTACAGCAGTTGTGTTATAACTGCCCTAGTATGTTTAATTTCAGACAATGCTGGCAAAAGCTGTGGCTACCGAGTGCAAAACAACTTTTTTCAACATTTCAGCCTCATCAATTGTCAGCAAATGGCGTGGTATGTTTTCCACCTCTTGTAATGTACAGTTGCATTGCTTTTCTGTTATTGCTGTTATCTTTTTTTCACTGGGGCCATGCTCTACTGCCATACCATTTGAATGTGACCATTTACTATATGTGGTATGCATTTTTGTGAGTTCCTGTGAGTTTTTTTTAATGCTGCATATTGTTGCTATAAATTAATATTAGATGCATGCTGTTGTATTTGGGGAACTCCAAATCTGTCCTCTCAAAACTAACTATTTGCAGATTGACACAACTCATTGCATTTATCCTTGCAAGACCCATGAAAGTTTAACACATGTTCTTCACAGCACCATGATATTATTGTGTTTTGGTTTGTTGCCCATCTGAATCATACCAAATTGTGGTTACCAAGTACAAACAGAAAATAGCTATCATTTGCATCGTTCCAAAATTTTCTCTGCTTGCGAAAACTGGCATTGCCTACCCCGAAAGGCGCAAACTCCCTGGACTTCTTCTGTGCCTGCCCAGTTTTTGGCAGAGCTCTTTCTTATTAGCTTGGTGATGCATCAGTGCAATGTATGATGCGGGAATAATTTGATTATTACAGTGCTCCTAATTACAATATTTTCTGATCCACACGTCTGATTTGTGATACATATGAACAGTGTGTTTTGTTTCTGATTTAATCAATGAAAAAGAAAACCCATACTGTCTATGTATTGAATAACATTCTTACAACTATTATTTGCATTATATAACTAAAAAAACCATTAACAACAGATTGAGCCATTGTACCCTTGCACACCTTTTGCTACGCATCAATGCCCTTCTGTTGCATCATGCAGTACTTGTAGCTCTTCCATGGACATGTTTGTACCACTGGTTCCCTGTTTGCACCACAGGTGCTTGTCTGCACCCTTGTAATCCATCTTCTGTTACCCACTTTTGCCCTCTTTCGCGCCATGCATTATTTGCAGGTCTTGCTTAGCAATTGTTTCTGCTGGCTCCCTGCTTGAACCAAACCAATCTTTGTGGAATTATCACTTTCGGACATCAACATGGAATGCTGTTTCCAACTTCACTCTTCTTTGTGGAATT contains:
- the LOC119276800 gene encoding ubiquitin-conjugating enzyme E2 36 — translated: MANSNLPRRIIKETQRLLSEPAPGISASPSEENMRYFNVMILGPAQSPYEGGVFKLELFLPEEYPMAAPKVRFLTKIYHPNIDKLGRICLDILKDKWSPALQIRTVLLSIQALLSAPNPDDPLSENIAKHWKSNEAEAVETAKEWTRLYASGA